In Sphingobacterium sp. PCS056, the following proteins share a genomic window:
- a CDS encoding efflux RND transporter permease subunit has product MFNKFIHRPVLSIVISLIIVFLGVLSMLKLPITQFPSISPPKVNITAEYPGANGELMVKSVLIPLERAINGVPGMKYITSDAGNDGEASIQVIFNLGTDPNLAAVNVQNRVSSVINKLPPLVVREGVKITREESNMLVYVNLFSKDPKADQNFLFNYGDINILSELKRIDGVGVADILGNREYAMRIWLKPDRMLAYKISADEVLKALDEQSLEASPGKTGESSGKRSQAFEYVLKYPGRFNTKEGYENIILKSNPSGEVLRVKDVADVEFGSSMYDIYSTLNGRPSAAIVIKQSYGSNASDVIKNIKSKLAEIKATSFPKGMDYEISYDVSKFLDASIEKVIHTLLEAFVLVGIVVFLFLGDWRSTLIPAMAVPVSLIGTFAFMSVFGITLNLITLFALVMAIGVVVDDAIVVIEAVHAKMEEKNLSPLKATEEAMHEISGAIIAITLVMAAVFIPVAFMSGPVGIFYKQFSITMATAIILSGVVALTLTPALCAMILKNEHGKPKKKTLLNKFLTSFNNLFTTGANRYQNLLSKIVNKRLVTFVLLAAFCSAIFFLNNSLPSGFIPNEDQGMFYAIIQTPPGSTLERTNQIAEKLQSIAMNIDGVKSVSSLAGYEILTEGTGANTGTCLINLKSWEDRKSSVQDVMHELEEKSKDITGATIEFFGPPAVPGYGAAGGFELRLLDKAGSGDFKKMETVSKDLVKELSKRPELASVFTFYSASFPQFMLHIDNEKAEQKGVTIDNAMSTLSTLVGSNYETSFIKYDRQYKVMVQALPQYRAQPDDILKLYVKNNRDEMVPYAAFMTLEKVYGLSEITRHNMYNSSEISGSSAPGYSSGEAIKAVTEVAKATLPRGYGIEWAGISKDEVSRGNEAIYIFLICLTFVYMILAAQYESFVLPLAVVLSLPAGIFGAFLLLKVLGLENNIYAQVAMVMLIGLLGKNAVLIIEFAVQKHHAGSSVLDAAIEGAGVRFRPILMTSFAFIAGLVPLAFATGPGAIGNRTIGSAAAGGMLIGTVFGLLIIPGLYYIFGKIASRSKLASYENENPLSEEIDHHE; this is encoded by the coding sequence GTTTCCTTCCATTTCACCTCCTAAAGTAAATATTACTGCAGAGTACCCTGGGGCAAATGGTGAGTTGATGGTCAAATCAGTACTTATCCCCCTTGAGCGCGCGATCAATGGCGTACCAGGTATGAAGTACATTACATCAGATGCAGGTAATGATGGCGAAGCTTCTATCCAAGTTATTTTCAACTTAGGAACGGACCCCAATCTCGCTGCGGTCAATGTACAAAATAGAGTTTCTTCTGTGATCAATAAATTACCGCCTTTAGTCGTTCGCGAAGGTGTAAAGATAACGCGTGAAGAGTCCAACATGCTCGTCTACGTCAACTTATTCAGTAAAGACCCGAAAGCCGATCAAAACTTTCTCTTCAACTACGGTGATATCAATATCTTATCCGAGCTGAAACGTATTGACGGTGTTGGTGTTGCCGATATTCTAGGTAACAGAGAATATGCCATGCGTATTTGGTTAAAACCAGATCGTATGCTGGCTTACAAAATATCTGCTGATGAAGTGTTAAAAGCTCTTGATGAACAAAGTTTAGAAGCCTCTCCTGGTAAAACGGGCGAAAGTTCGGGCAAAAGATCACAAGCATTTGAATATGTCCTTAAATATCCAGGTCGATTCAATACCAAAGAGGGTTATGAAAACATCATACTGAAATCAAATCCTAGTGGTGAAGTACTGCGCGTAAAAGATGTAGCAGATGTCGAATTTGGAAGCTCCATGTATGATATCTACTCGACCCTTAACGGCAGACCATCTGCGGCCATCGTGATCAAGCAATCGTACGGCAGTAATGCCAGTGATGTCATTAAAAATATCAAAAGCAAATTGGCGGAGATCAAAGCGACCAGCTTTCCTAAAGGAATGGATTATGAGATCAGTTATGACGTGTCTAAGTTTCTAGATGCGTCGATCGAAAAAGTAATCCATACACTGCTCGAGGCCTTTGTACTGGTGGGTATTGTAGTATTTCTATTTTTAGGCGATTGGCGATCTACCCTGATTCCCGCTATGGCAGTGCCCGTATCATTGATCGGTACGTTTGCTTTTATGTCCGTGTTCGGGATTACACTCAACCTCATCACCCTCTTTGCATTAGTGATGGCCATCGGGGTCGTGGTGGATGACGCCATCGTGGTCATCGAAGCGGTCCATGCCAAGATGGAGGAAAAAAATCTTTCACCTTTAAAAGCGACCGAAGAGGCCATGCATGAGATTAGTGGCGCGATCATCGCCATTACACTGGTCATGGCAGCTGTGTTTATCCCAGTAGCATTTATGTCGGGGCCTGTCGGTATCTTTTACAAGCAGTTTTCCATCACTATGGCAACAGCCATTATTCTATCTGGTGTAGTCGCACTGACCCTTACTCCAGCATTATGCGCCATGATCCTGAAAAATGAGCATGGAAAACCGAAGAAAAAAACATTGCTCAATAAGTTCTTGACAAGCTTTAACAACCTCTTTACTACAGGAGCCAATCGCTATCAAAACTTATTGAGTAAAATCGTCAATAAAAGATTGGTCACCTTTGTGCTTTTAGCAGCCTTCTGTTCCGCCATCTTCTTTTTAAACAACAGCCTGCCATCGGGATTTATTCCCAATGAAGATCAAGGGATGTTTTATGCAATCATCCAAACGCCTCCTGGGTCAACACTAGAGCGGACAAATCAAATTGCAGAGAAACTCCAGTCCATCGCCATGAATATCGATGGTGTAAAGTCTGTATCGTCATTAGCCGGTTATGAAATTCTAACTGAAGGTACCGGAGCTAACACTGGAACCTGCTTGATCAACTTAAAAAGTTGGGAAGATCGCAAAAGCTCCGTTCAGGATGTGATGCACGAGCTAGAAGAAAAGTCAAAAGATATTACTGGTGCCACCATTGAATTTTTTGGGCCTCCGGCAGTTCCCGGATACGGTGCAGCAGGGGGATTTGAATTACGTCTTTTAGATAAAGCAGGATCAGGTGATTTCAAAAAAATGGAGACCGTAAGTAAAGATCTCGTCAAAGAGCTGAGCAAACGCCCAGAGCTAGCATCTGTATTTACCTTTTACAGCGCTAGTTTCCCACAATTTATGTTGCATATCGATAACGAAAAAGCCGAACAAAAAGGAGTTACGATTGACAATGCGATGAGTACTTTATCCACATTGGTAGGAAGTAACTACGAAACCAGTTTTATTAAATATGATCGGCAGTATAAAGTCATGGTACAGGCATTACCGCAATATCGTGCGCAACCAGACGATATACTCAAACTATACGTGAAAAATAATAGGGATGAGATGGTACCATATGCGGCATTTATGACACTGGAAAAAGTATATGGTCTTTCCGAAATCACACGACACAATATGTATAACTCTTCGGAGATAAGTGGCTCTTCGGCTCCAGGATATAGCAGTGGCGAAGCGATTAAAGCGGTTACAGAGGTAGCCAAAGCAACATTGCCGAGAGGGTATGGTATTGAATGGGCAGGTATTTCTAAAGATGAAGTTTCCCGAGGTAATGAAGCCATCTACATCTTTTTGATCTGTTTGACCTTCGTATACATGATATTAGCCGCCCAATATGAAAGCTTTGTATTGCCACTAGCCGTAGTACTTTCGTTGCCTGCAGGTATTTTTGGAGCATTCCTACTGCTCAAAGTATTGGGTCTAGAAAATAATATTTATGCTCAGGTCGCCATGGTTATGCTTATCGGACTGCTCGGGAAGAATGCGGTATTGATTATCGAATTTGCTGTACAAAAACACCATGCCGGCAGTTCTGTACTTGATGCTGCCATTGAAGGTGCAGGTGTACGATTCCGTCCTATCTTGATGACTTCTTTTGCCTTTATTGCGGGTCTAGTA